The Rhinolophus sinicus isolate RSC01 unplaced genomic scaffold, ASM3656204v1 Contig22, whole genome shotgun sequence sequence GCTTTACACCTACCGCTTAACACCCACATACAACACCTACCGGTGCTTTGGCACTCGACTGTGGAACAACTACCCGCACACAGAGTGCCTGGGAGGAGTGTGTGTGCTCCATTTCTGCTGCGATTGCCCAGGACACTGTGTCCTTGAAATGTCTGCAGTGTGTCAGGTAGCCCAGATACACGTTGCCCGGGCACACTCCCTGAGGCCGAGGAAGTGTGCTCGGGTAACCGCTGTGTCGAAAGGATTGGCCCATAATTTCTGCTCAGACGCCTGAGGACTCTCCTGGTCGTCCTACACCTGACCCCAGACGTGCGTTCGAGGCACTCGggcccttccctcagcccttacCGGGCTTCCACCTggcctttctcttttctgcctgCCGTGGCTTTCTTCCGTTCAGCAGCATACCCCAGGCGTCACCCCTAAGGATACGGCTTTGGCCCAGAAGCCATGGATGCACTGGATGATATTCCTTCTACGCTCCAGATGAGGCTGCCTGCTCTGACAGATCTTGCGCCTCAGCCGATAGTAGGCGCGACTGTGCCGGGCCTTCTCAACCCTCACCTGTAACTGAAGGGCCTGCAGCAGCTCCAGTGGGGACTGCTGGCTGTACCCAGACCGCCGGCGTGGTGCCAGCAGGGCCGGCCCAGGCTTGTCCTTCCACACCGGGGCCTGTGACTCCTCCTCACTCCCAACACACCGTACCTCGTTCTGTCCGTCCCCCATGACCCCGAGTTCCTCCACGTGCCGCACCTCCGAATCATCGTCCACAGCCTCCTGGGCCACCACTTCCTCTTCTGTCACGACCTCTACCTCATGTGCGACGTCCTTTACAAGCAGCACTGCCTCATGTGGCCACGCGCgggcccctccttcctgctccgaCGCCACGCTGAGGATGGAGGCCTCGCACCTgcggcggcctgcagggtctccgGGAGCCCCGCTGGGCCGGGGCACTGTCGGGCCGCTGCCTGTTGAAGGCACGGTTCCACAGCTAAGTCATCCGAGGACTCCCAGACCGCCAGAcctgcccccttcccagcctcactCGCCATGGGGCCCTGCTCTAAGCTGTGCAGTGGAGAAGGCGTGGAAGGCGGACGCTCGTGTCTTCAGAGCCGACCAGGCCGCCAGAAGCCTCGGGCCCTAGAGCCGGGCTTCTGGGTTTGGCTGCCTGCCTCAGGCATGTAGTGCGCATGTGCTGagggcccgccccgccccccactcaATCCGCTGCAAGGATGCCAGAGCCCCGCTCAGTCCCGgtccctggccctgcctggctAAGGACCTCCTATCCAGCTGCTCCCATCCCACCCGTTTGCTTCTTGGCCTGGCTCCTTCCTCAGGCTCACCATAAGCACCTTCGCAACTCGCACTCCTGGAGCCCCCTACAAAAATCAGCCTGCAGCAATGCCCtgcagctggcctctgggtgttttCATGGCCGGGGCGCCACCTACTGGAACACTGGGCGCTATGCCGGGCTTCCCTCCACCAAAATCACAGTCCTGTAGCAATTGTCAAACTGTTCCACATGGAGCTCTCAGGAAATAGCCCAGGGAATACATGACCTGGCCTACACAGGGTATCCCTGGAATAGGCATATGTGAGAAGCAACCTGCAGACACTGCCATGGACACTACATGTAGGAGGGCGTGGACTTCATATTTGCAGAATTGACCGCCTGTACTCAAGGGGAAATAAACACCTTATTAACACAGGTCATTCTGTTgccctttccctctgtttctctttcttttccctctctctctctctctctctctctctctctctctctctctctctctctctctctctctctctctctctctgtttatccttctcacactgacctcctccctccttccctgcctcgctgactccctgcctccctcactctcttctcaggtacctctccttctctctgtctttctattcTTATGTCCTTCTCTTTGTGATACCTTTATTTTGTGGCTGTCACGCACCCATTTTCTTGTATCTCGCACTATCGTGTGCTATGAGGTCCAACAAGGTGGAGCTTTGGCGAATAAAGCACATAGTAGAGTGTCTTGTTCACCCACCACTCAATTGCCGTAAGAGAAGCTGAGTCTCCGTATGGTCACACCTTTGTAAGCTCCTCACTTTGTTCATGCCATGTGTTCCTTTTTTCAACAGATTCTAGGAACACTGACAAACATCCCTCCACCTGGGCCATGTCACTGCAGAAGTTTTGGAGTCTCGAGCTAGCATTACACTTACACAATTTCTTCCTTGTCTTGGTGAACACTGAGAACATTGCTTGGAGGAGAAGAAGGGATGAGCTGTGCTGCTCCCTGCTAAGCAGCTCAGACAGATGCACACCTTCCCTGTTGCGGTCAGAGGGGATTGAATACTCACAACACAAATGCTAGGGCAAGCGGTCGTGCTGCTGGGCAGCACGCACAGCAGAGTGCTCTCCAGCCGACCCTGTCCTTCCAAACTTGTTGACCGTGACTGAGAATAAACTGTGGAGGATTTCCGTAAGGCTCACCATCCGATGCTGTGACTGAAGACAGCAGTGGAATAAAGTCAGGCTCACCAAAATCACCCCAAGCCGTTTTGTTCTTATACAAGTAACCTCAGGGAAAAGTTTCTCATTTGCTTGACGGGAACATAAACAAATGTGTCTGataagggttttcttttcctctaccctATGCTGATTGGTTCCATTTGGTCTACTGTGTGTACAGCCCTGTCGGCCAACAAAggtgttttttccttccttcctttttttaactctGTTCTATCCAAAGAGGGAGGCAAGGACACTGCTGCAGTGTCTCTGCCCACGTAAGGCACTGCATCAGTGACACTGTTGCTCAGAACTCTGTGGTTTGGCAGTTCCCAATAGCCCAAAACACAGGtgctttttctttcatgagaCGTATCGTATTTCACTGTACTCACATACATCTACACGAGGACGCACACACCGTAGCTCCCCATACCAATGCATCCATATACCTCTCTAATTATCCAAGTATATCcctatctatatttatctatatgaTTCTGCACGTAACTGCTCATGTCACTGAGAAAGCTCACAAAATCCATTTCTCCTCCCATCGATTTTCAGGAAATGATGGGAAAACTACGAATGCTCTGGAGGATGAGGAATGGTCAATGGGACCCATGACGGAGATGCAGGGCCTGGCAAGAGGTAAGGATCGAAGCCTGGGATGTTTGAAGCAGAGTTCTCCTCCTTCACGGGTCCGCTGGACAAATTGAGTCTCAGACATTCACTGAGTGATCTTTCCTATCTCTCCTCTCAGAGAGACCATCTGGAGCCATCCAAGAGATTTGTGCAGACCTTTCTTTGTGCCCACCTCTCTCTTAATTCCGACACATCGTCCTTCCTCTGCCCCCGCTGAGCTACATAGCCCGGCCTTCACATCCTATTTTTGAATGTACACactctggtcctgaacttttccTTATTCCCTGTCACACACTGTGCCCAGTGTGTGCCCAGCAGGATCCATCGTGTCAGGAAAGAAACATGTCGCGTGAGCCAATACCAAAACCATTAGACGACCTGCTTCCCATCCGCTCTAAACTTGAGTGCCCATGCCACGATGCACCCCGAATCTAGAGCCACAGTTGAAATCCTCCCTTACCTGCAGACGACATTTTTGCATACCTTTGCAGAAAGCAGCATTCCCCTACATATGGTAAGAAGGTTTTTTGCCAGTCCGGGCTCTCGTGGATCTCATACATCACAGGGATACCCTCTGGCTTCCCTCGTGGGATCTTTCTcgaccctgccaacacctggagTGCTCTGGTAGCTTTCCTACTATGCAATTTACCTCCGCATGAAAACCGCCTCCTTTGGCAGATATCCGAGAGTTTCATTTCGCTGAGACGTGACACCTCCACGACACTCGAACCCCCGCAAATTACCTCGACCCGTGACAGAACGAAAAGGAGTGCTGCAACAGGAATGGGCATGACAAGAGCAGAAACAGAAGCACACCCAGAAGTGGACAAGGAGTTGGGCCCGGTAGGGGTGGAAGATGTGGAGTACAGAGGGTCATGTTCACGGTGAGTGAAACAGCAGCAAACTCACGTGCACAACGCCAGATACACTGGCGCAAATATCCAAAAGGTGCATCAGAAGGGAGACTAACATGAACACAGTGGCCAACACCCGCCACAAGTCACCGCCTTTGGAGAAATGGAGCCTGACCGCTCCTGCACTCTCATGCTTCCAGGACTAGACTGCTCCCGGAAAGGACTGGGAACACTGCGGTAGGGTCACCATGAGCTGCTTGATAGTCAAAAGAAGATGCCATCACTTAACTGTCCCGCCATGCCACCCAGCACATCTGTGCAACATTGGACTTTCGGTGCGAGTGCCCTTTACTTGGAACCACATCTCAGAATTGCGCCCCATGAGAAGTTGCTCAACTGCTTTCAGAGGGTGCCAGCTCTGCCCAGCTGTATTCCCCAGTCACAGTGCAAATAGGCCATGTTCTCAGGGCTGCGCGAAAAGCCCAACATAGGCAGGCACGTCGACCTACGGCAGTGGCAGGCTTCCTTCCCTGCTACACACATGAATGAGAACGCTGCCACGACACACCGACCATCGTCTCAGGCCAAGCCAAATCTGCAGCCAACCCCGGTGCACTGTTGAGCCATTGTGTCCTGAGGAGAGGATTATGGATGATCCCTTCCCCTCATAGAGCCTCATCATGAAATCCGCGTGACCTTCCTAATTGCGGAGAGCAGACAGTAAAGGCTGTTAAGGAACACCTAAGGGGCTCGTACTCGTGTCAACCACGTCCTGGTCTGGTGTGCGCACACGCCCCGACCCTAGGGTCACTGGGAAGTCTTTCGCTTCTGCAAGCAGACAAATTTGAGGGACTCAATATGAGAGCTGCCAGGAGTAACTTTAGCATAAAATGTGGTGCTGGAAAGACAGGTTGCCATTCCCTCTCCGTGGACCTCTGGCACAGCAGGTCAATCCATCCTGTCCAGAGCCAATGCCTCCCGACACCCTCTACTTGTACGTGACGGGTCATACACATTCTGAAGCCGCAACCCTGAGGAGCAGCTGGTCATATACAGTGTTCCTTGCAGGCTAACACGGGACTAATGAATGTGGCTCTCAAAGTCTCCAACCTCTGAGATTGAGTGTGGGGGGCAGTGAGTGATTCAGTGAGCTCAAGGAGACCGGACAGCGTGAGCGACCTCAGACAATACGGTAGGGACCGAGAGGATCACGCAGGATCCAGTTGATACTCAACAAGGAAGGCCTTGTCAGGCACACAGAGGAATCCTCCGCTCCCAGGTGCGGCAGGAAGTCCCTACCCCCCACATGGATTACAGCGCTGTCTTTACCACTGTTAACCACTCCAGAAAGAGCAGGCTAGGTGCTGGTCACCAATCGATTGCTGCCGCATCCCCTTCCCTCAAAGGCACGCAACCCCTGCTCTATGTACACCAGGGATTCGGCCCTCCTGCGGCCTGAGGCACCCTAAAGTGCGAGGAACCCACCGTAAAACAAAGGCTCCTGTGGAGGTGAAAGTACCTCAGGAAGTCTACCCTTCAGCCCCAGAGATCCTTCCTGCAGTAGCTCCTGAGTGGCAACGCCCTCCTCTCAGGCATCACTCACACAAATTCCGGGACCCTCCGGGATGCCAGCACAAGGGCAGAAGTCCTTAGCCTGTCCGTGATGTAGACTGAATAATGCCATCCCCTACGTCCAGGCCACTGGGTGAAGAAACGCTCACAGTGCACAGCTTGGCAGAAGCGTTTCAGCCCAACCCCGTGCTCCTCCACTTTGTCCCTTTGTGTCTCACCATCACTCATGAGACCCAGTATTTCACATGAGGGCACATCTTCTGCAGGGAAGCCACGTATCCCTGGCAGGTCTCCCTTTCCCCCTGTTACCCGAGCGAGCAGACCAGCGGTGTCACTAATGGACGCACGTCACTAATGAGACACGGTGTCACTCATTGCCTGTCCCTCAGTCCATACCTAAAGGAGGAGAGGCAGAGCCCGCGGCAGTGTGACGCACAGATCACGTCATACCACGCCGGTGCACTTCACCGCACACTGCCTTAAATGCCGCTCACGGGGGCAGAGGTCTTGAGTGCCCATAAGCTGTCAATATTCCCAGTGGACACTCCAAGGGTCCGTGACCTCTAGGTCTCAAAGTCACCTGTGTTGCGTCCTGTCAGTGTGCGGCCGCCATCCAAAAGAAGGAATATACACGAAAGTGTCTTAGACACGGGGAGGTCACCGGGTCTGAACCCTGTGTCTGGTACCTTCGCACAGGTCATGGCATCATCCATTTCAGGAGcctgtcttttatttcctcctcaccGCAACCCCAAAATCTATGTCCTCAAAGGAAGAAGCACAGCCTCTCGGGAATTGTGCTTCCTGCTGtattctgggctccagttctAGAGTcctgctctgcccccaccccacacacagcacAATCCACAGGCTGCAGCTCATAGCCCACCCCTGGAGGCGGTCTGCTCAATACAAAACATGGCCTCTCAGACACACAACACAGACACGGCAGCAATGCTCAACTTCTTTATATCTCTGTCACTGCCGCTCCAGAGAGCTGGTACAAATGCTCTGAATCTTCCTCGGGAGACCCACCCGTCCAGTCGGTGCTGTGCAAAAGAACAAAGGGGACTGATTATGCCACCACTCCCATCTGCAGATGCTCCTAGCTCTTGTTCTGCTCGGCCACATCCCACGCGCTGCCTTCTGCCTCTCAGGATCAGCAGTGCCCCAACACGTACACACGACAagcgggcacacacacacatgagtaaACCCATGGAGGTGTCGATGTGCGACCACGAGACCTACCCACCAGTTGGGTGAGCGGGTAGCACACCAGTCCCCCATAAAATCCCACTGCAATCCACCCTTTGCGTTTTAAATAGAGACGTGCAGATATTCTATTGGCATTACCAGGATCATGGTCTTGACTGTGGGGCCCTCACGGTTTCTGTAAAATTTCAAAGGGAGTTACAATATCCACATTGTAAAGGGATAGGACAGGACTGGCGGGGTCTCTGCCTCGATGGTATGGAGGGGCACCCTAGGGACTCAAGCTGAAGGAGTTGCAAGAGGCCCCAATGGCAGGCCCCAGAAGGCCAGGGAGGCCACCTGGGAAATGCGGTCAGGAACACTCCTTCTGCCTTGGTGTCCCGGGGCATTGGCATGAAACCTCAGATCGGTTGAAGCCTCTCGCTTCCCCGTACCCTCTGTGCACTGAGGCCCCCCCGCCCCAGGTTCTGCGGTAAGCCTCTGCCCCACTCCCAGCGGGAACATCAGGTGGCTCCCATTCTCctttgagcctcggtttccccttcGCTTCCTGCACTGAGACTCCCCTGTGCCCCACACCACACAGCCCAAGGGGCTCCTCACCATGGGCTTCCTGTCAGGTCCCTCCTCTTTCGTCTGTATCCCTCGGGTAGAACTGCACCGGATCGGGCCACAGGTCCTCGCTGATGATCTGGCAGAGGAAACAGGGCAGGCAGCTCAGGGCAGGGCCAAGACCCCTGCCACCTACCTCTAGCCTCCATCAGCATCAGTTCTGACCATGTTCAGAGGGCTCGCACCTCAGCTATCCTGCTAGACCCTGGAAAGTTGTGGTCAGACAACCAATTGAAGAAGTTAAGGCCCGTGCTGTCATGCCTGCGACTGCTGCATCCACGTTCATAGTCCCAGAACCAGCAGACTGACGTGGAACGAGATGCCCTATACCCTGGAGGAAGACACGAGGAACATGATGGACACACTGGCCCAGCACCCGTGCCTCGCCCCTTGTGCCCAGTCTCTACCTATCGTGAGCACCACCACTTACCAGCAAAGCTAACGTGATACTCCTTGATGATCACTTCATTGTGGAAGTAGGGGTTACTCCGAAAGAAAAACTTCAGCTGACAGTGATACCTGGGGTGGCTCAATTCCTGCACCTGCCACGTCCGAGAGGTCGAGAAAAGTGACATGTCTTCTAGCTTGCTGAGCTTGCGTGCTGGCAGCACTCGGGCCCCTTCTCCAAATCACACCACCCTTCCGGgcgcccccagccctgctcccactGCCGCCAACCCTGGCACATCATCTCACCTCCAGATTGGTCATGTAGCTAAGCATGTCTTCATCTTGGCCACTGATCAAGGCTGACAAGTGGGGTGGTTCAGAATCTGCGCTCTGGTCAAGGAGTGGAAGGCAGAGGCAACAGCAGCCCAGCCAGTCTGGGATAGAGGCGGTACAGCAGTGGCACGTGGCAGGATGCTAGGCCTTGCCACCCACCCAATGCCTCAGCCCCTGCCTTTCATCCCACGTGCGTGGGACTGTGCTATCCCAGGCTGCGGGTTCATCTGATGCTGCCTGTGATGACACGAGGTGGCTGTGCTTGCTGATTTATCCCTGTTCTGCACCTGACTTGTGTGTACCCGTGCTCAAAAAGCACTGCGTATGATGTCCGACTCCTGTGTCCACATTCCCcgtcgggggtggggggttgtttGTTCCCATGAAGCTGTGTCCACACTCAGCTCCTCGAGATACCTGCGCGGAAGGGGCTCTGTTTTACTCAGACCTAGCCCTGTGAttgcgtttgtgtgtgtgagagggggCACTGGGGATTTGCGTGGGACGCGTTCTGGTAGCAGCGCTGTAGCCCGCTCCTCAGCTCGACTAGCAGAGTGGTGTCTTGGGAAGGACGGCGGCATCCAACCGCTTTACACCTACCGCTTAACACCCACATACAACACCTACCGGTGCTTTGGCACTCGACTGTGGAACAACTACCCGCACACAGAGTGCCTGGGAGGAGTGTGTGTGCTCCATTTCTGCTGCGATTGCCCAGGACACTGTGTCCTTGAAATGTCTGCAGTGTGTCAGGTAGCCCAGATACACGTTGCCCGGGCACACTCCCTGAGGCCAAGGAAGTGTGCTTGGGTAACCGCTGTGTCAGAAGAATTGGCCCATAATTTCTGCTCAGACGCCTGAGGACTCTCCTGGTCCTCCTACACCTGACCCCAGACGTGCTTACGAGGCACTCGggcccttccctcagcccttacCGGGCTTCCACCtggcctttctcttttctgtctgccGTGGCTGTCTTCCGTTCAGCAGCATACCCCAGGCGTCACCCCTAAGGATACGGCTTTGGCC is a genomic window containing:
- the LOC141569855 gene encoding testis-specific Y-encoded protein 1-like, producing MASSGPTVPRPSGAPGDPAGRRRCEASILSVASEQEGGARAWPHEAVLLVKDVAHEVEVVTEEEVVAQEAVDDDSEVRHVEELGVMGDGQNEVRCVGSEEESQAPVWKDKPGPALLAPRRRSGYSQQSPLELLQALQLQVRVEKARHSRAYYRLRRKICQSRQPHLERRRNIIQCIHGFWAKAILNHPHLSALISGQDEDMLSYMTNLEVQELSHPRYHCQLKFFFRSNPYFHNEVIIKEYHVSFAGYRASRSTSVCWFWDYERGCSSRRHDSTGLNFFNWLSDHNFPGSSRIAEIISEDLWPDPVQFYPRDTDERGGT